The following are from one region of the Nostoc cf. commune SO-36 genome:
- a CDS encoding carbonic anhydrase, whose amino-acid sequence MERRNFLKLGITGAFGMAITASDLLWRVEQAKADEAHPAPTQSLTPDAALQKLMEGNQRFIDHHLQHPDQSALRLQEVAQVQHPFATILSCADSRVPAEIVFDQGIGDIFDVRIAGNIATHEAIGSIEYAVVLLGSPLLMVMGHERCGAVTAAVKKESLPGDISTFVQAIKPALKKVKDQPGDAVENGVVANVQYQIERLHKSKLLTEQVESGKLRIVGGRYDLDTGRVNIIT is encoded by the coding sequence ATGGAACGTCGTAACTTTTTAAAGTTGGGAATCACCGGGGCATTTGGAATGGCGATAACTGCCAGTGATTTACTCTGGCGGGTAGAACAGGCTAAAGCTGACGAAGCACACCCAGCCCCCACTCAATCTCTTACTCCTGATGCCGCCTTACAAAAGCTGATGGAGGGAAATCAGCGATTTATCGATCATCACCTCCAACACCCCGATCAATCAGCGCTACGGTTGCAGGAAGTTGCTCAAGTTCAACATCCATTTGCAACTATTCTTAGTTGTGCTGATTCACGAGTACCCGCAGAAATTGTTTTTGATCAAGGCATTGGGGATATTTTTGATGTTCGGATTGCCGGAAATATTGCCACACATGAAGCGATCGGTAGTATTGAATATGCCGTTGTCTTGTTAGGCTCTCCACTGCTGATGGTGATGGGTCATGAGCGTTGTGGGGCTGTAACCGCAGCTGTAAAAAAGGAATCGTTACCTGGTGATATTAGTACTTTTGTTCAGGCAATTAAGCCAGCACTGAAAAAAGTCAAAGATCAGCCTGGTGATGCGGTTGAAAATGGTGTGGTGGCAAATGTGCAATATCAGATTGAACGTTTGCACAAATCAAAGCTTTTAACTGAGCAGGTGGAGTCAGGTAAATTGAGAATTGTGGGCGGTCGTTACGACTTGGATACTGGAAGGGTAAATATTATTACTTAG
- a CDS encoding P-II family nitrogen regulator yields MHVVKKIEIIANSFELAKILDNLDKSGVHSHAVIRNVAGKGLRGTTEDLDMTMLDNVYILAFCMPEQLKRVVENIKPLLNKFGGTCYVSDVMEIRSVRCVASM; encoded by the coding sequence ATGCACGTAGTTAAAAAGATAGAAATTATTGCTAACTCCTTTGAACTTGCCAAAATTTTAGATAATTTAGACAAGTCTGGTGTACATAGCCATGCCGTAATCCGAAATGTTGCTGGCAAAGGATTACGAGGAACGACAGAAGATTTAGACATGACCATGCTTGATAATGTTTACATCCTCGCGTTTTGTATGCCAGAACAACTCAAGCGTGTTGTAGAAAATATCAAACCACTTCTCAACAAGTTTGGTGGTACTTGCTACGTTTCCGATGTAATGGAAATTCGCTCTGTCAGATGTGTTGCTTCGATGTAA
- a CDS encoding sodium-dependent bicarbonate transport family permease has product MDISLIVSNILNPPILFFFLGMIAVFVKSDLEIPAPIPKLFSLYLLFAIGFKGGVELIKSGVTQEVILTLAAAMMMACIVPIYTFFILKWKLDTYDAAAIAATYGSISAVTFITASAFLTELGIAFDGYMVAALALMESPAIIVGLILVNIFAVDGKRELSWPEVLQEAFLNSSVFLLVGSLFIGVLTGERGWKVLEPFTQGLFYGVLTFFLLDMGLVAARRIKDLQKTGVFLILFAILIPILNAGIGLAIAKLIGMPRGDSLLFAVLCASASYIAVPAAMRMTVPEANPSLYVSTALAVTFPFNIIVGIPLYLYGINLFWS; this is encoded by the coding sequence ATGGATATCAGCTTAATTGTATCCAATATTTTGAATCCGCCAATCCTGTTTTTCTTTTTAGGCATGATTGCTGTTTTTGTCAAGTCTGATCTAGAAATTCCTGCACCAATTCCCAAACTATTTTCGTTGTATCTGCTGTTTGCCATTGGTTTTAAGGGAGGGGTAGAACTAATTAAAAGCGGTGTAACTCAGGAGGTAATTCTCACACTTGCAGCAGCAATGATGATGGCTTGCATTGTGCCAATTTACACCTTTTTTATCCTGAAGTGGAAATTGGATACTTACGATGCGGCTGCGATCGCAGCAACCTACGGTTCTATCAGTGCCGTCACCTTCATCACAGCTAGCGCTTTTTTAACTGAGCTTGGCATTGCTTTTGATGGTTACATGGTGGCAGCCCTAGCCCTGATGGAATCTCCAGCGATTATAGTTGGTCTAATTTTGGTGAACATATTCGCCGTTGATGGAAAGCGAGAGCTTTCGTGGCCGGAAGTTTTGCAAGAAGCATTTCTTAATAGTTCAGTCTTTCTATTAGTAGGTAGTCTATTTATAGGTGTGTTGACAGGTGAACGCGGTTGGAAAGTATTAGAACCCTTTACTCAAGGGTTATTCTATGGCGTTCTCACCTTCTTTTTACTTGACATGGGATTGGTGGCTGCGAGAAGAATTAAAGACTTGCAAAAAACCGGAGTTTTCCTAATTTTATTTGCCATACTAATTCCTATACTCAATGCAGGTATTGGGTTAGCGATCGCCAAATTGATCGGTATGCCTCGCGGAGATTCGCTATTATTCGCTGTATTGTGTGCCAGTGCTTCTTATATTGCTGTCCCAGCAGCTATGCGGATGACTGTTCCAGAAGCAAATCCTAGCCTGTATGTTTCTACCGCTCTAGCGGTGACATTTCCGTTCAATATTATTGTGGGAATTCCGTTATATCTCTACGGAATTAACCTATTTTGGAGCTAA
- the pcrA gene encoding DNA helicase PcrA, with the protein MTTTIDFLSHLNPSQRQAVEHYCGPLLVVAGAGSGKTRALTYRIANLILKHRVDPENILAVTFTNKAAREMKERIQRLFAEQLAMKQHGQRLDLLTEYQQTQLRSQVYKNTIKDLWCGTFHSLFSRILRFDIEKYVDEKGRKWNRNFSIFDESDVISLIKEIVNKELNLDDKKFDARSVRYAISNAKNQGLSPQEFEQEQPNYRGRVIAQVYNLYQDKLAQNNALDFDDLILVPTRLFQQNEQVLGYWHRKFRHVLVDEYQDTNRTQYQLINLLVTNGETKKSEWQWENRSVFVVGDADQSIYSFRMADFTILLGFQEDFGDGLVDDDTRTMVKLEENYRSCENILQAANELIENNTQRIDKVLKATRGTGEQITCHKADEELAEAAFVINQISTLEQQNPELNWGSFAILYRTNAQSRPFEELLVKYQIPYTVVGGMRFYDRKEIKDVVAYLRAINNPADTVSLLRVINTPRRGIGKTTIDALMNASQQLGTTLWEILSDETSVNTLAGRATKAVNNFAAIISRWQGQVATLPVTEVLQGILEDSGYVQDLMNQGTDEATDRVQNVQELYNAALQFQEENEEISLRDFLSSAALSSDLDNLKEGQTAVSLMTLHASKGLEFPVVFLVGLEQGLFPGYRSLSDPASLEEERRLCYVGITRAQERLYLSHARERRLYGSREPAMRSQFLDELPEELLSTKRASRQSYTKSASTSNGKQDTSQSWQVGDRVLHKTFGLGEITHVFGTGNKMSVAIKFASLGQKIVDPRVAQLQRVE; encoded by the coding sequence ATGACAACAACCATCGACTTTCTCAGTCACCTTAACCCTAGCCAACGTCAAGCCGTCGAACACTACTGTGGCCCGTTGCTAGTTGTTGCTGGCGCAGGTTCCGGTAAAACACGAGCGCTAACTTATCGTATTGCGAATCTGATTCTGAAACACCGTGTTGATCCAGAAAATATCCTGGCGGTTACTTTTACCAATAAAGCCGCACGGGAGATGAAAGAACGGATTCAACGGCTGTTTGCAGAACAACTGGCAATGAAACAACACGGACAGCGATTGGATTTGTTGACAGAATACCAACAAACACAACTGCGATCGCAAGTTTACAAAAACACGATCAAAGATTTGTGGTGTGGCACTTTCCACAGTCTATTTTCTCGCATTCTCCGTTTTGATATTGAAAAATACGTAGACGAAAAAGGACGCAAGTGGAATCGTAATTTCTCTATTTTTGATGAATCAGATGTTATCAGTCTGATCAAAGAAATCGTTAATAAAGAGCTAAATTTAGACGATAAGAAGTTTGACGCTCGCTCTGTTCGCTACGCTATTAGTAACGCTAAAAACCAAGGTTTATCACCCCAAGAATTTGAGCAAGAACAACCCAATTATCGCGGAAGGGTGATTGCCCAAGTTTACAATTTATATCAAGATAAGTTAGCACAAAACAACGCTCTTGACTTTGACGATCTTATTCTTGTACCTACGAGATTATTTCAACAAAACGAGCAGGTACTGGGTTATTGGCATCGCAAGTTTCGTCATGTTCTCGTAGATGAATATCAGGATACTAACCGCACTCAGTATCAACTGATTAATTTATTAGTTACTAATGGCGAAACTAAAAAGAGTGAGTGGCAATGGGAAAATCGCTCAGTTTTCGTTGTCGGTGATGCAGACCAATCAATTTACAGCTTTCGGATGGCAGATTTCACCATCTTGCTAGGATTTCAGGAAGACTTTGGTGATGGTTTGGTAGATGATGACACCCGAACGATGGTTAAGCTAGAAGAAAACTATCGTTCTTGTGAAAACATTCTGCAAGCGGCTAATGAACTGATTGAAAATAACACCCAACGGATTGATAAAGTCCTGAAAGCGACGCGGGGGACGGGTGAGCAGATTACTTGTCACAAAGCCGATGAAGAACTTGCAGAAGCGGCATTTGTAATTAATCAAATTAGCACTTTAGAACAGCAAAATCCAGAGTTAAACTGGGGTAGTTTTGCTATACTTTATCGGACGAATGCTCAATCTCGTCCCTTTGAAGAATTGTTGGTGAAATATCAAATTCCTTACACAGTTGTGGGGGGAATGAGGTTTTACGATCGCAAAGAAATTAAAGATGTCGTTGCTTATTTAAGAGCGATAAATAACCCAGCTGATACAGTCAGTTTATTACGAGTTATTAATACTCCCCGGCGGGGAATTGGCAAAACCACTATTGACGCTTTGATGAACGCATCTCAGCAATTAGGGACAACTTTGTGGGAAATACTCAGCGATGAAACATCAGTTAATACATTAGCTGGACGGGCAACAAAAGCTGTAAATAACTTTGCCGCAATAATTAGCCGTTGGCAAGGACAAGTTGCTACGCTTCCGGTGACAGAGGTTTTGCAAGGAATATTAGAAGATTCTGGTTACGTTCAAGACTTGATGAATCAAGGCACGGATGAAGCCACAGATCGGGTACAAAACGTCCAGGAACTTTATAATGCCGCACTGCAATTTCAAGAAGAAAACGAAGAAATTTCCCTGCGAGATTTTCTGAGTAGCGCCGCCCTCAGTTCCGATTTGGATAACTTAAAAGAAGGACAGACAGCCGTTTCTTTGATGACTTTGCACGCTTCCAAAGGTTTGGAATTCCCCGTAGTGTTTTTGGTGGGATTAGAACAAGGGCTATTTCCCGGCTACCGTTCCCTAAGTGATCCCGCATCTTTGGAAGAAGAACGCCGCTTGTGTTATGTGGGGATTACTCGCGCCCAAGAAAGGTTGTATTTATCACACGCGCGGGAACGTCGTTTGTATGGTTCTCGTGAACCTGCGATGCGATCGCAATTTCTCGACGAATTACCAGAAGAATTATTATCTACCAAACGCGCAAGCCGTCAAAGTTATACCAAAAGTGCCTCTACTTCTAATGGTAAACAAGACACATCACAGAGTTGGCAAGTAGGCGATCGAGTATTACACAAAACTTTTGGGCTTGGTGAAATCACTCATGTTTTTGGAACAGGTAATAAAATGTCTGTAGCAATTAAATTTGCCAGCTTGGGGCAGAAAATTGTTGATCCAAGAGTAGCACAGTTGCAACGAGTAGAGTGA
- a CDS encoding antibiotic biosynthesis monooxygenase family protein yields the protein MILEAVILPIKHGLESDFEATFKKASKILSSMDGYLSHELHKCIEVQGKYLLLVRWKTLESHTIGFRNSVEYQEWKKLLHHFYEPFPTVEHFEEIEI from the coding sequence ATGATTCTTGAGGCAGTTATACTTCCTATTAAACATGGTCTAGAATCCGATTTTGAAGCTACTTTCAAAAAAGCTTCTAAAATTCTTTCCTCAATGGACGGATATTTATCCCATGAATTGCATAAATGTATAGAAGTCCAAGGTAAATATTTATTACTTGTCAGATGGAAAACTTTAGAATCTCATACTATCGGATTTAGAAATTCTGTTGAGTATCAAGAATGGAAAAAACTTCTGCATCATTTTTATGAGCCATTTCCTACTGTTGAACACTTTGAAGAAATTGAAATATGA
- a CDS encoding retron system putative HNH endonuclease, which yields MKHIKKSQEPEKFTNWKALENDDWKPSWDDNFQTPEKPVVHDALLKEQGYICCYCGMRITRKTSHIEHLKPRSTYLNLALEYTNLLASCQGEREEPPTVPVHCGHKKKYWYDENLMVSPLEINCADFFKYPASGEIQPTDNPGKKAVAETTIEKLALDIDKLQKMRRVAIDAALLATEGLTEVEIKLLAEGYEKPDVDGQHTPFCAAISYLLKNYF from the coding sequence ATGAAGCACATCAAAAAGAGTCAAGAACCAGAAAAATTTACCAACTGGAAGGCTCTAGAAAATGATGATTGGAAACCTAGCTGGGATGATAATTTTCAAACACCAGAAAAACCTGTTGTACATGATGCTTTACTGAAGGAACAGGGATATATCTGTTGCTATTGTGGAATGCGTATCACTAGAAAAACTAGCCACATAGAACACCTCAAACCTCGTAGTACTTATCTCAATCTGGCACTGGAGTACACAAATCTCCTCGCTTCATGTCAAGGAGAAAGAGAAGAACCTCCTACTGTTCCCGTGCATTGCGGACATAAGAAAAAGTATTGGTACGATGAAAATTTGATGGTTTCACCTTTGGAAATAAACTGTGCTGATTTTTTTAAATATCCTGCTTCTGGTGAAATTCAACCGACAGATAATCCAGGTAAAAAAGCTGTTGCTGAAACAACAATTGAGAAGCTTGCACTTGACATTGACAAACTGCAAAAGATGCGTAGAGTAGCAATCGATGCTGCATTGCTAGCTACTGAAGGTTTAACTGAAGTAGAAATAAAACTACTTGCGGAAGGTTATGAAAAACCGGATGTTGATGGACAACATACTCCGTTTTGTGCGGCAATTAGCTATTTACTCAAGAATTATTTTTGA